Within the Glycine max cultivar Williams 82 chromosome 12, Glycine_max_v4.0, whole genome shotgun sequence genome, the region ACCTttgcttttcgtaccccctGTTTGCTATTCACACTTGCtgggcctttttttttttttttttttttttttttttttttacacaaaaacaaaatactacAACTTTACACTAaatgttgggttgcctcccaaccAGCGCTTAGTTTATTGTCCTTAGCTAGACAGTAGGCTCTCTCAAGGATCATTTAAATAGATAATGGTCGTCAATCGCTCTAATTGTCCTCCGTTATACGGCTTTAAGCGCTGGCCATTGACGATCCATTTCTTCTCGAAGCTCCCTTCTCTAGGGTCCACCAATTCCACTGCTCCATGAGGTCTAACTTCTTTTATGATAAAAGGCCCAGACCACTTGGATTTCAGCTTACCTGGAAACAGCCTTAGTCTTGAGTTAAAGAGCAATACCTGCTGTCCTGGCTGGAATTCTCTCCTCTGTAATTTCTTATCATGATATGTCTTTGTTCTTTCCTTGTAAATTCTGGACGATTCATAGGCATTCAGTCTCATCTCTTCTAACTCCTGAAGCTGCAATTTCCTCTTTTCTCCGCATGCATTTTTGTCAAAGTTAAGCAATCGGAGAGCccaatatgctttgtgctcCAACTCCACTGGTAAATGGCATGACTTCCCATACACTAGCTGGAACGGTGATAAGCCGATGGGGGTCTTGAACGCTGTCCTATAGGCCCAGAGAGTATCATCGAGCTTCAAGGCCCAATCCTTTCTGGATGATGCAACTGTCTTCTCAAGGATTCGCTTGAGCTCCCTGTTAGAGATTTCTGCTTGGCCATTCGTCTGAGGATGATAAGGTGTGGCCACCTTATGTCGGACATTATAGTGCTCCAGGACTTTCTTCAACTGATTGTTGCAGAAATGTGTTCCTCCATCACTGATCAAGGCTCGTGGGACTCCAAAGCGGGAGAAAATGTTCTTCTTTAGAAACTTGATTACAACCCTGGCATCGTCCTTCGGCGTAGCTATGGCCTCCACCCACTTGGAGACATAGTCAACTGCTACCAAGATGTAAATATTCCCGTATGACGAAGGCAGGGGTCCCATGAAGTCTATGCCCCAACAGTCAAAGATTTCCACCTCCATGATGTTCTGCAACGGCATCTCATTTCTCCGTGATATCCCCCCTGTTCTCTGGCATCTATCACAACAACGCACAAACTCGTAAGCATCTTTAAAAAGAGAGGGCCAGAAAAAACCTGATTGTAACACTTTTGCTGCTGTTCTGTCCCCGCTATGATGTCCGCCGTATGATGAACTGTGACAGTGCCAAAGAATGCTTCGTGCTTCTTCCTTTGTGACACATCTTCTCAATACATTATCTGCCCCTGCTTTGAACAAGTGGGGGTCATCCCAAACATAGAAGCGTGTGTCGTGTAGGAACTTCTTCCTCTGATTCCAAGTGTACTCCTCTGGAATGACTCCCGTGGCTTTGTAGTTTGCCATGTCTGCAAACTAAGGTCTGGTGGTAACCTGCAAAAGAAACTCATCAGGAAATTCATCTCTTACCTCAGGCTCTTCCTTAGTGACTTCTTCATTCTTTAACCGAGATAAGTGATCGGCTACCACATTCTCGGATCCTCTCTTATCCTTAATGATGATGtcaaattcctgcaataagagGACCCATCTAATCAACCTTGGCTTCGAATCGGTCTTGGCGAGCAGGTGCTTGATGGCAGCATGATCTGTGAAAATGGTGACCTTCGATCCTATCAAGTATGATCTGAACTTCTCCAAGGCAAAGACAACAGCTAGCATTTCCTTCTCCGTGGTGGCATAGTTCAACTGTGCTTCATTTAGGACCCTGCTAGCATAATAAATAGCATGAAATACCTTATCGTGTCTCTGTCCAAGGACTGCTCCTATGGCATAATCACTGGCATCGCACATCAGCTCAAAGTCTTTACTCCAGTCGGGTGCAATCATCACAGGTGCAGTAGTAAACTTGTCTTTCAGTGTCTGAAATGCTGCTGAACATTCTTCATCAAACTTGAAGGCCACATCTTTATTCAGCAGGTTGCTTAGGGGTCTAGCAATCTTTGAAAAATCCTTGATGAATCTCCTGTAGAACCCTGCATGCCCCAAGAAACTTCGGACACCTTTAACATTCAGTGGTGGTGGCAGCTTCTCTATAACCTCTATCTTTGCCCGGTCAACTTCAATCCCTCTAGCTGAGATCTTGTGGCCCATGACTATGCCTTCTCGGACCATGAAATGACACTTCTCCCAATTCAGGACTAGATTAGTCTCTACGCACCTCTGAAGTACCATCTCTAGGTTCCTCAAGCAACTATCGAATGAGGATCCGAAAACCGAGAAGTCATCCATGAACACTtcgatgcttttctccaccaTGTCTGAAAAAATGGCCAGCATGCACCTCTGAAATGTGGCTGGTGCATTACATAACCCGAATGGCATCCTTCTGTAAGCAAAGACGCCAAAAGGGCATGTGAAGGCCGTCTTCTCCTGGTCTCTAGGGTCCACCGCAATCTGATTATATCCTGAGTATCCATCCAAAAAACAATAATACGCCTGCCCTGCAAGTCTCTCCAGCATCTGATCCATGAACGGTAGAGGGAAGTGGTCCTTTCGGGTGGCCTCATTCAGCTTGCGATAGTCGATGCACATTCGCCAGCCCGTGACAGTCCTTGTTGGTATCAGGTCATTCTTCTCATTCCGCACCACTGTCATTCCACCTTTCTTGGGAACCACCTGTACTGGGCTTACCCAAGCAGTATCAGAGATGGGGTATATGAGTCCCGCCTCCAAGAGCTTGAGTACCTCCTTTCTGACCTCTTCCTTCATTGTCGGATTTAGCCTTCTCTGGGGTTGCCGGATTGGCTTGTAATCCTCTTCCATCATTATCCTGTGCATGCAATAAGCAGGGCTGATTCCCTTGAGATCCGATATATGCCATCCAATAGCTTCCCTGTGTCTCTTGAGGATACCTACTAAcctgttttcttcttctattgtgAGTGCATTGCTGATTACGACAGGCTTGTCTTCCTCCAAGAACACATACTTTAGGTGATCTGGCAATATCTTCAACTCTACCTTCTTCTTCTCGGACGGAACTTTCTCTTGTAGCTTCTCAAACTTGGCTTCTCCCTCCGGAATACTGTCTTGTCGATCCAAGTCTTCCAAGCAAGCCTTTagatcttcctcttcttcactGGTCAGACAGTCCAAAGCATTAACCATTGCTTTCTCCAGTGAAGACTGTGGTGTCTCGAGAATACTGACATCCTCCTTATCAATCTCTTCTACTCTGAAACACTTCCAACCTTCCTATGGATACTTCATTGCTTTGAAGAGGTCGAAGGTGATCTTCTGGTTGTCAATACTCAGCTCCAAGTTCCCATTCCCCATATCCACCACACAGTTGGCAGTCAGCATGAATGGTCTGCCTAAAATGAGGGGAATGTCTGCGTCTTCTTCGATATCCATGATCACAAAGTCCACCGGGAAAGTAAAGTGGCGGACCTTGACTAGGACATCTTCTACCACCCCGTAAGGTCGTGTAATCGAACGGTCTTCTAGCTGAAGTGTCATCTTGGTAGGATCGATCTTCAGATTCCCAATTCTTTTGCACATTGACAAGGGCATCAGATTGATGCTTGCTCCTAAGTCAATGAGGGCCTTATTCACTGTCTCCTTCCCTATGGTGCATGGGATGGTAACACTTCCGGGATCCTTAAACTTCTTGGGTAGCTTCCTCTGTATTATAGCGCTGCAGTTACCCCCTACCACAATGTTCTCATTGTCTATGTACTTCCCCTTCTTGGTGAGGATGTCCTTC harbors:
- the LOC100794294 gene encoding uncharacterized protein translates to MPFGEALQQMPLYSKFMKDILTKKGKYIDNENIVVGGNCSAIIQRKLPKKFKDPGSVTIPCTIGKETVNKALIDLGASINLMPLSMCKRIGNLKIDPTKMTLQLEDRSITRPYGVVEDVLVKVRHFTFPVDFVIMDIEEDADIPLILGRPFMLTANCVVDMGNGNLELSIDNQKITFDLFKAMKYP